CAAAGTTCCACACGTTGATAGTTTCATTTTCCTCTCTACCAACCCAAGAACACTGCTCACCAATTGTAGCTTATATAAGCATGACCACGCCATGCACACTGCAGAGTGCAAACCCAAGTGATCTGCCAGAATGGCACAAATAAAAACTTCCACGCATGCGGAAGCCCTCGTCAGGGTGGCATACGTGGTGGCGCTCGCCATCGCGCTGCTCTCGCCGTGCTGCGTGGCATCGTCGAGATCACTGCTGGTCTCCACCTCCTTCGCCGATGCACCGGAAGGCAGCCAAGCCGCCGCCCTGGCGACGGCGGTGCCAGAGCCGCCGGCTGTGGATGCAATCCTGCCGGTGGGGACGCCGGAGTCGTCGGCCCCTGCCGCCGTGTCTCCGTCGCCGGCGGTGCTAGAGCCGCCGGCTGCAGATACAGCCCCGCGGCTGCAACCGCCGGAGCCGGCCccagtcgccgccgcgccgccgccgttgatgGCCCACCACGGCCAGCACGGGAAGAGCAAGCACGGCGACCACGACAAGGCGCCGTCACCCAAGTCGAAGAAGCACCGCCCCAAGGCGCCGCCAAAGCACCACGGCCACCACGCCCCTCCTCCGGAGCCGGACGTCCCGCCGCCCGGGGAGCCACCGGCCGCTCCGGCGCCCGGCAGCCCGCACGGCCAGagcccgccgtggccgcgcccgccGGGCACCGGGCagtggccgccgctgccgccgttccCGTCCCACCCGCCTCCCGTCCCCGCGGGGCCGTGGCCGCACAACTCGGGGAGCAACCcgtggccgccgctgcctccgttCCCGTTCCACCCGCCGCCGTTCCCGGCATGGCCGCACCCCGGCCCGGGCGGCAAGTGGCCACCGCTGCCCCCGTTCCCGTTCCACCCGCCGCCGGTCCCGGCGTGGCCGCACCCGGGGCCGGGGAGCAAGTGGCCGCCGCTGTTGCCGTTCCCGttccacccgccgccgctcccagcGTGGCCATCATGGCCGCACCCGGGCAACCCGTGGACGCCCGCCCCGCCGTCCCTgcacggcaccggcggcggccccgcgacggcggcgcagcaggaCCCCAAGAACTGATGCGCGTGTGCGCGCCTTTTGCCTCGAAGCTTGGGATCTTCGATGACCGCTAGCTGCAACAACTCCAGATAACCACTCTGTTCTGCTGTTGTGCTTCAGCACCGGCTAACGGTAATTTCGTCTCACAACATTGTAGTATCAGCCTCCAGCACCAACCAGCCAACAGTAATTTTCTCACAATatttcagcaccagccagcaaaacagggtgaacatTAGTGGATGAGTTAATCAGTAGGAGAGATCGATCGGTCGATCGGTGTTGATTTGGGTTGTGTTTCCTTTAGTAGCACAAGTACTGTAGACAATTTTGACTACAATTAGGGTACCAAATAAAAGCAGTTTACAAAATTAGCTCCACAATTCTTACGCTACTTCGCGAAACGAatttaatgaggtctttgatcatacgattagaggttggttactgtagcactactgtagccaatcatcgactAATTGTTATTATTAAATTTGTCGCAAAAAATTATATCCATTTATGAaaagattttataaataaattttgtttagtactccatacatacaAAATTCTTTTTATAGCGCCAGTAGCACAAGGGAACTAAACGGACCCTGGTCAGGCGGCTCAAGACTCAAGGAGTCAATCACGATTGTACAAATAAAATCACGCTGACAGGTTCGGCGATGTTTAacctgtttagttcgcgaaaattgttggatttggatactgtagcactttcgttgttatttagcaattaatatccaattatgaactaattaagtttaaaagatttgtctcgtcatttacagttgaactgtgtaattagttatttttttcaactgcatttaatacttcatgcatatgttcaaagatttgatgtgatgtgtACTGTagaaaaatttttgggaactaaacggtgCCGATCATCtgtccaaaaatttttgaaaaagaatcTTGGTAATTTAGAATACTAGGTGAAGttgatttacaaaattttttacacagatggattgtaaatcgcgagacgaatctaatgagcttatttaatccataatttgcacaaattatggattaaataagctcattagattcgtctcgcgatttacaatccatcggtgcaaaaaagttttataaatagatttcatttagtactttatacatgtgtccaaacattcgatgtgatgtttttggtCAAAAATTTAGGATCTAAACAGTTATGCTGGCTGGCTTAATCACTTGTGTTTTGCCTGCGATTATGGGCCTGTTTAGGACCGCGTTAGCGTCGCTTATGAGCCGAATACGCAGAATAATCCCGGCGAACGGCCTGCGACAAATGCGCGTACGCCAGCCGCCAGCAACGCAAAACGCCGAGAAATGAACTACGTGTGCGAGAATCGCAGAAGCGGCCTCGGAGCTGCATTGGGGTTATACGCATCGCGATTTTTACGCCCGCGgtcccaaacaggccctatACGTAGAAGAACTCATCACTCTGCAGGAAACAGAGGTGCGTCCTGTACAGTTCCGTAATGGGCCGAGGTTCGGCtattgggctgggctgggctgcacTCTACTGCcgtcttctatttctaattttcTATAGTATTTGAACAGCCAAAAACCCCAGCTCCACGTCAAGGCCAAACCTAGTCAATTGTGTACCACACCCACATGCCACTGTACGTCACCGCAAAAGTCCTAGTGCTTTTACTCCCGTATCCAGCAAGATTTGATCTTCTACTGTGtactggagaaaaaaaagaatactAAGATTTACAGTGCCTTTGTTTGGTTCCCGGTCACTATTCCTTAGCGTATGCAAGTCGAAAAAAATCTTCCATGCATAAAATTtagaatgaagtctatttgcaaaaaaatttcaggaatgggtgtaactttttgcGACGATCTAATGACTTTAATTAAtcgctacagtgatactacaataaccattctctaattaagcggtcaaagacctcattagattcttcagcgTTCCTAGCGCAGGAAttctggagttagttttataaactgacttagtttgacaccgtaattagcagtCAAAGTTAACTATAATTCAGGCCAATATCTTCTGACCGGCACTGGATAAATGCACCAGTATATTAACAAAACGCTGGCTCCGTCTCTGTACGACGGCGACTCCGTACGTCCGGACTCCGACATTTGCACGGGGCACACCGGACACTGTGTTCTACTCCGACAGGAGGGAATAATGGGCACGTTCGGGCTTGGCCTACGATCGAAAGAAGAATATTGGTGCTGCTGCCCGAACCAGAGCCCTGAaaaacagattttttttttacttcttgtttagatgtgtaaaagaaaaattgtaaaGTACTTTAacacttttgtttgtatttgataattattgtccgaTCATAggttaactagactcaaaagattcgtctcgcaaattatagacaaactgtgtaattagttattttgctCAGCTAAATTTAATACTCCGTGCATGCgtttaaaaattcgatgtgatgtggaatcttgtaaaattttggaattttaaaggAAACTAAACAAGAGCTTAGTCGAGGGGCGTCCTTCCGTCGGTCCTTGATCTAACGGTGGCGGTACGGTCTTCCTCTTGAAAGCGCTAACGCGCTGCATGCCTGCATGTCAACTTGCCTGTCCTGTTAACTGTTGGCTTTGCAACCTCAGCTAGCCTCCCTAGCCCGCCGAAGAATTACAATTAACAATAACAAATTTTACTATCTTGTTGGTGGCTTTCTTCTGCGAAACATGACAAAATTGACGTCACCTTCAAATGCTCTGTTCCTTATTAACGTCACTTTTCCTTGTGTTGTGAGATCCGATGATCATATTGGCTCAGGAGCTCCTGATGTCACCTCCTGGAAAAGGATGGCAGGAATTATTACTAGCATCTACTAGTTAGAAAATGCTCAAGTCTTTTCCCATCCTATTAGATCAAATCAGAATGACTCGAGAGCTCTAGACGCGACTCGTGCAAAAAGAGTGGCTGATAATTTCTCACGAAAAATGCAAGACCTATTTTTTTTGCTAAGAGGAATGCGGGACCTTGTTGAAAAACAGGCTTATTAGCTTTGCTAGCCGGAATTCCTATTCATCTTCCGAAAGAATTGGATCAAGTTACGTTTCAGTGTTTGACATCTATGAACAATAATTGGATGACTGAGATATGTGGAGGCGATGGCGTGGAGCTGAGCATGCACCAGCATGCGGAAGATATGGCTGGCAGCAGCTTTATGGTAGGCACACGTGGCAATGCGAGTGGAAAGATGTTAGGAGAACTAAGCCAATCCCAAACTTCAAATGGTGTTGTCTTAGCTTTTAAAATTTAAACTATGCATCCAATTTCAAATCAGTTTGAACGACAATGTTCTTCAGAATTAATGCGATGAAATGAGATCTAGTGTGTTatgtttattgttttatttaaatatttcaacatttaaGTATAGTACTCCAACATTTTGAATATATAGTTTCAACATTTGTATGTACTAAttcagcattttttttaaaaaaaatattgcatTGGTTGTTCCAAAATATTGAATTAAGTTTTTCAAAATGTTAAATCGGTTTGTTAGCACAGATATTGAATCTTGTATTACCAGTACTGGAGtagaaaaataaatgaaaatattAGTAAAAATAAACAAACACGGTCACGGCAGATTCTCCTCTGCTGATGATGACAGGGCTACATATATAAGCGGCTTGGTCGCTTCTTCTATTTATTCCGGTGCGCATTTGTGATTGGGCTGGGGTCTTCTATTCCATCTGGTGGCATGTCACTGCTGGAATTAGAACACAACAGGCAAAGAATAAAACATTCTCCCTACTCAATTCTAGTCCCAGCTGATCAACAACATCATGTTACGATCCGACACCTTGCTAGGGTCTAACTGTAATAGGATCAGAAGCTAGCAACCTGTTCGGCTGGGAAAGAACGGCTGGGGTGGCTTGGCTGGATGCATGGTGTTTTTGTGTGCTCCCGCCATCCCCATCTGCGGCTAGTTGCAGCCCGGCCAGCCAGCCAAACAAGGTCTAGAgcctaaatatatatattttatttaaattttgtaGTACTTTTAAAAAAATGAGTCTAGAATTGTGatgcttttttttattttagttaAGCTTTGGGATTAAGCTGAAATTAGCATCACGGCTTGATAGGATAGGGAGGCTCTTTTTTTCTTAaggattgtttttttttgaaataaatccttttttttaaaataccCAGGAGTATTGGGgagtcatgtcagaattttgGGCATCCACGCTGACCGGACTCAGTACAAACGAGACTACCTGAGAAGTCTCAGAACGCGTCATACCGAGACTTACGCACACCAcctcacacacgcacacacaccagCACACACGCACACCACCTCAGTACCCGGTGAGGTTGAAATAAATCTTGAGAAAATTAGGATAGGGGCCTCGGGGGCCCTCACACGCGTCGGCTGATCGGCTCACAAGCCTCAGCTGACACGTGCGCGAGCCGCTTGCGGCTTTCGGCGCCGTGCGCCCTTGGCCCCCAccccaccggccggccggctcccACAGCAACCAGCAAAGCCACAGCCACGCTGATTCTCCTAACGGAAGCGTAGCCTCGAACAATCACGGACTACCGGGCCCCGCGGGACTCGGCCCCACCCGTCACGCGGAGCGCGCACCGCCGAGCCGTCGGATTTTACCACCAGGGCCCCCAGCAACGGAGGCAGACAGGTGAACGGACCACGCGGCGGTTTCCTCCGCGCATGCCGCTCTGCCTCCGCCCGCCACCCCCGTGCACCGGCCGCACGGACCACGCCCACCTCCCGCCGTCCAGGCCGGGGAGCACAGCACGCTGCGCCTCGGGTCCAGCCAGAAAATCGCGACGGCCCCGTGCTCCTCCCTGCGCCATCCGCATGCGCCAGTAACGGCCAGCCGCCGTCGGCTCCACCTCGCGACTCGTGCGCCGGGTCCACGCCGCGCGGCGCCCCCACCGCTCTCCTCCCCGTACTACTCCCCCCGCGCGACCGCGACGACTGCTCGACGCGCACCTACCCATCCCGCCAGGCATCCCCCCCacccctgcaggctgcagcccccgccccaccccaccccacccggc
The genomic region above belongs to Panicum virgatum strain AP13 chromosome 8N, P.virgatum_v5, whole genome shotgun sequence and contains:
- the LOC120686861 gene encoding vegetative cell wall protein gp1-like, yielding MAQIKTSTHAEALVRVAYVVALAIALLSPCCVASSRSLLVSTSFADAPEGSQAAALATAVPEPPAVDAILPVGTPESSAPAAVSPSPAVLEPPAADTAPRLQPPEPAPVAAAPPPLMAHHGQHGKSKHGDHDKAPSPKSKKHRPKAPPKHHGHHAPPPEPDVPPPGEPPAAPAPGSPHGQSPPWPRPPGTGQWPPLPPFPSHPPPVPAGPWPHNSGSNPWPPLPPFPFHPPPFPAWPHPGPGGKWPPLPPFPFHPPPVPAWPHPGPGSKWPPLLPFPFHPPPLPAWPSWPHPGNPWTPAPPSLHGTGGGPATAAQQDPKN